A window of Apium graveolens cultivar Ventura chromosome 8, ASM990537v1, whole genome shotgun sequence contains these coding sequences:
- the LOC141678426 gene encoding 5-OH-xanthotoxin synthase-like, whose amino-acid sequence MPSLKKTKGTMMASLTYLYLLVGVPVLFILVLPKLLGNSRSKLPHPPGPWGLPFIGNLHQLDISILPHQLWRLSKKYGPILYLRLGYLPALIISSPEMAKQLLKTHDLIFCSRPNFFGLRKVSYNGTDIAFAPYNDYWKEMRKILTVHVFSSKRVQSFRLIREEEVFHMIKRISQKASANEVLNLSKIMMPLTNTITCRLAFGKKFDEDHMKRFEVLLNRLGVVMATFYFSDHFPLFGWLDRLTGSSARLEKSFHDMDWFYQELIDEHLSPSRPSSMEGDVIDILLQLKNDGQISSIDFTLNNIKAVIMNLFFAGTESTANTVIWIMTSLIKNPGVMHKAQEEVRNMMHGKERIHEEDLQNLKLPYLEAVIKETMRMYPILPLIPRESLDRLVLNGYEIKPKTIVYVNVLAIHRDPEVWENPDEFLPERFLNNDIQYKGHDFEYIPFGTGRRICPGMNMAVTTLELVISNLLFSFDWELPPGMKKEDIDTEDGHVEGHGVTLHKKYPLCLQPRICC is encoded by the exons ATGCCAAgtctgaagaaaacaaaaggcACAATGATGGCCTCGTTAACTTATCTCTATCTTCTTGTTGGTGTTCCTGTCCTATTCATACTTGTTCTTCCCAAACTTCTAGGTAACTCTAGATCAAAACTGCCACATCCACCAGGTCCATGGGGACTCCCATTTATCGGAAACTTGCATCAGCTTGATATCTCCATCCTTCCGCACCAACTATGGAGACTTTCGAAAAAATATGGCCCAATTTTGTATCTCAGGCTTGGTTATTTACCAGCTCTTATAATCTCTTCCCCGGAAATGGCTAAACAATTGTTGAAAACCCATGACTTAATTTTTTGTAGCAGGCCTAACTTCTTCGGGTTGAGAAAAGTTTCGTACAATGGCACTGATATAGCTTTTGCTCCATATAATGACTATTGGAAGGAAATGAGAAAGATTCTCACCGTTCATGTTTTTAGCTCCAAAAGAGTACAATCTTTTCGTTTGATTCGTGAAGAAGAAGTTTTTCACATGATTAAACGAATTTCTCAAAAGGCTTCAGcaaatgaagttttaaatttgAGTAAGATCATGATGccacttacaaacactataacTTGTAGACTAGCTTTTGGAAAGAAGTTTGATGAAGATCACATGAAAAGATTTGAAGTGTTACTAAACAGATTAGGGGTTGTAATGGCAACTTTTTACTTTTCCGACCACTTTCCCTTGTTTGGATGGCTAGATAGGCTAACCGGATCTTCTGCACGGCTGGAAAAAAGTTTTCATGATATGGATTGGTTCTATCAAGAACTGATTGACGAACATCTCAGCCCATCTAGGCCAAGTTCGATGGAGGGTGATGTCATTGACATCTTACTTCAGTTAAAGAACGACGGCCAGATATCTTCAATAGATTTTACATTGAATAACATTAAAGCTGTTATAATG AACCTATTTTTTGCTGGAACGGAGTCCACAGCGAACACAGTGATATGGATCATGACAAGCCTGATAAAGAACCCTGGAGTCATGCACAAAGCGCAAGAAGAAGTGAGGAATATGATGCATGGAAAAGAGAGAATACACGAAGAAGATCTTCAAAATTTGAAACTTCCTTATCTTGAAGCAGTTATAAAGGAGACCATGAGAATGTACCCCATTCTTCCCCTTATTCCGCGGGAATCATTGGATAGGTTGGTCCTAAATGGATACGAAATCAAACCTAAAACTATAGTATACGTGAATGTTTTGGCCATTCATAGGGACCCTGAGGTTTGGGAAAATCCAGATGAGTTTTTGCCTGAGAGATTCCTCAACAATGACATTCAATATAAAGGACATGATTTCGAATATATTCCCTTTGGAACTGGTCGCAGAATTTGCCCCGGAATGAATATGGCTGTTACAACCCTGGAGCTAGTTATTTCAAATCTTCTATTCTCATTCGACTGGGAGCTACCTCCTGGAATGAAGAAGGAAGACATAGACACTGAAGATGGCCATGTAGAAGGCCATGGTGTAACATTACATAAGAAATACCCTCTCTGCCTCCAACCGAGAATTTGTTGCTAG
- the LOC141679513 gene encoding uncharacterized protein LOC141679513, translating to MAFQKLRHYFQGRTVQVVTDQPLKKILNRPETSGRVVAWSIELGEFDLEYVPRTEIKAQALVDFVVECAFSGPKDLSLEEQLIRIPGNWKLFVDRSVAGKKCGAGLILSSPEGFEICQAISFDFPLTNNEAEYEALLAGMKLARSLEAKHLRAFSDSMLVVKHFTGKENNSRADALSRLASAETQNLTGSIYLTEAKMPSIEKKECLEIHQGIDWMTPLRNFLEKGILPPGRKDALKVKYRASSYTIINGRMYRRSVSQPLLRCLNNEEQRQALEAVHEGICGEHLADRSLAFKILRQGFFWPTLKADAIDYAKKCLQCQLFSTVPKQPPEEMTSVLSPIPFVVWAVDIVGILPTSTKQAKYCIIAIDYMTKWVEARPLSSITEEATKKFFLEQVILRFGIPKTCISDNGTQFVGNKFRKFLHHFGIQQKFSSVAHPQGNGAIEAANKVIFRGIKKRLGEAKGRWAEELP from the exons ATGGCCTTCCAAAAATTGCGACATTATTTTCAAGGCCGGACGGTCCAAGTTGTCACCGATCAACCTCTAAAGAAGATTTTGAACAGGCCCGAAACCTCCGGGAGAGTCGTAGCGTGGTCCATCGAACTCGGGGAATTTGATCTCGAATATGTCCCCCGAACGGAAATTAAGGCCCAGGCTTTGGTCGACTTCGTGGTTGAATGCGCATTCTCGGGTCCGAAGGATCTCTCGCTTGAAGAACAACTAATCCGGATCCCAGGAAACTGGAAGCTCTTTGTAGACCGGTCGGTCGCCGGAAAAAAGTGTGGGGCAGGCTTGATCCTCTCCAGCCCCGAAGGATTTGAAATATGCCAGGCCATAAGTTTCGACTTCCCCTTGACAAACAATGAGGCCGAGTACGAGGCCCTCCTCGCAGGAATGAAGCTTGCCCGAAGCCTCGAGGCGAAGCACCTAAGGGCCTTCAGCGACTCCATGTTGGTTGTGAAACATTTCACAGGAAA AGAAAACAATTCTAGGGCAGACGCACTTTCCAGGCTAGCTTCGGCCGAGACACAGAACTTGACCGGTTCTATTTACCTTACTGAAGCCAAGATGCCTTCGATCGAAAAGAAAGAATGCCTAGAGATTCACCAGGGAATCGATTGGATGACCCCCCTCAGGAACTTTTTGGAGAAAGGCATTCTGCCACCCGGCCGGAAAGATGCCCTGAAAGTTAAATACAGAGCATCAAGCTACACTATCATCAATGGGAGAATGTATCGCCGATCGGTCAGTCAACCCCTTCTGCGCTGTTTGAACAACGAAGAACAGCGACAGGCTTTGGAGGCAGTGCACGAAGGAATTTGCGGCGAGCACCTGGCTGATCGTTCCCTCGCCTTTAAAATTCTCCGGCAGGGATTCTTCTGGCCCACTTTGAAGGCAGACGCCATCGACTATGCAAAGAAATGTTTACAATGCCAGTTGTTCTCCACTGTCCCAAAACAACCTCCAGAAGAAATGACCTCTGTACTAAGCCCAATTCCATTTGTCGTCTGGGCCGTGGATATAGTTGGCATACTACCCACTAGCACGAAGCAAGCGAAATACTGCATAATCGCCATCGACTACATGACCAAATGGGTCGAGGCCCGTCCTCTGTCGTCCATAACCGAAGAAGCCACTAAAAAGTTCTTCTTGGAACAGGTAATCCTCAGGTTCGGCATCCCGAAAACCTGCATCTCAGATAATGGAACTCAATTCGTTGGAAACAAATTCCGCAAGTTCCTGCACCACTTCGGAATCCAACAAAAATTTAGCTCCGTCGCCCACCCACAAGGAAATGGGGCGATCGAGGCGGCGAACAAAGTGATATTCCGTGGAATCAAGAAGAGGCTGGGCGAGGCAAAAGGAAGATGGGCAGAAGAACTCCCTTAG
- the LOC141678811 gene encoding feruloyl CoA ortho-hydroxylase F6H1-3-like, whose amino-acid sequence MAPTFTNDYRHFAVTKGHGTKGLSDLQLDSLPEQYIQPVEERLDMTKVLKEESIPVIDMSNLDDPNVADQIVAAAEKWGFFQIVNHGVPVEVLENVQEATRRFFALPVEEKIMFTQDKSPTNSVRLTTSFLPKVDKVLEWKDYLSILVSDEKSSEFWPSACKHEVMEYVEKSKLVMKRLLKALMQGLNVDMESKESLIMGSTRINLNYYPVCPNPELAIGVGRHSDVSSLTFLLQDNVGGLFIRKMETDTWISVPPLKGAIVINIGDALQILSNGKYKSAEHCVAANGSNNRISVPIFVNPRPEEIIGPLPEVLKNGEKPIYKQVLYSDYVKHFYRKSHDGKNTLEFAKI is encoded by the exons ATGGCCCCAACTTTCACTAACGATTACAGACATTTTGCAGTAACGAAAGGGCATGGAACAAAGGGTCTCTCCGATCTCCAGCTCGACTCTTTACCAGAGCAATATATTCAACCTGTGGAGGAGCGATTAGACATGACCAAAGTCCTGAAGGAAGAGTCCATACCGGTGATCGACATGTCCAATTTGGATGATCCCAATGTCGCTGATCAGATTGTGGCCGCTGCTGAAAAGTGGGGATTCTTTCAGATTGTTAATCATGGAGTCCCTGTTGAAGTTCTTGAGAACGTCCAGGAAGCTACCCGTAGATTCTTTGCTTTGCCTGTGGAGGAGAAGATCATGTTTACCCAAGACAAGTCTCCTACAAATTCTGTTAGGCTTACAACAAGCTTTCTTCCGAAAGTAGACAAAGTTCTCGAGTGGAAAGATTATCTTAGTATCTTGGTTTCTGATGAAAAGTCTTCTGAATTTTGGCCATCTGCATGCAA ACATGAAGTAATGGAATATGTGGAGAAGTCTAAGTTGGTGATGAAGCGGCTACTAAAAGCCCTTATGCAGGGATTAAATGTGGACATGGAGTCAAAAGAATCACTTATAATGGGCTCAACGAGAATCAACCTCAACTACTATCCTGTTTGTCCAAACCCTGAGCTTGCAATCGGAGTCGGACGTCATTCTGACGTCTCCTCACTCACATTTCTCCTCCAAGACAATGTCGGAGGATTATTCATCCGAAAGATGGAGACTGATACCTGGATTTCCGTACCTCCTCTCAAGGGAGCAATAGTAATAAACATTGGTGATGCTCTTCAAATCTTGAGTAATGGGAAATACAAAAGTGCTGAGCACTGTGTTGCAGCCAATGGAAGCAACAACAGAATTTCGGTGCCGATCTTTGTTAACCCCAGACCCGAAGAAATTATTGGCCCCCTTCCTGAGGTGCTCAAGAACGGAGAAAAACCAATATACAAACAGGTTTTGTACTCTGATTATGTGAAACATTTCTACAGGAAATCTCACGATGGGAAAAACACTCTCGAGTTTGCCAAGATATGA